tgctgtgcagagacacagactcacTGACAGcctcaacatcatcatcactgcTGATCATGGCATGACCACGGTGCTTAGGAATGGCCTCGTCAAGGAGATTATCTTGTCCAAGATCCCTGGCTTCTCCTTTCGGGATATCAAGTTCCATTTGGTGGACTACGGCCCCACTGGCATGCTGCTGCCCAAGGAGGGAATGCTGGAAAAAGTCTACAGTGCCCTGAAAGGAGCAGATCCCAACCTGCATGTCTACAAGAAAGAAGACATGCCCGGCCGCCTTCACTACTCCAACCACCCTCGTATCTTGCCCCTCCTACTCTATGCTGACCCAGGATATGTTATCAATGGGGTAAGTGCATGAAAAGCCGGAAAAATCTACATTATACCAGGATATCGGCCATCTTCAACAGTGTAGGTATTTGTGCCAATATAAAGTTTACTCTATGTTTTGTCCTGCAACAGAGGAGGTGAATTAATTTGTTAACTGTCAGCATAGTTTAATCACTtctatgcttttatttttacatccGCTCTAACAACATGTCTGTGGTTTATTTTGTAGCTTTATGTCAGCCTGGTAATAGGCTAGTTTGAAAAGGACTGGTGAATAAAAGTTAGatgactgaaaatgtattttagacCAGAGAGGTAACAAATTTTAATCtgtgctttggaaaaaaagtaagCTCCAAGTAAGCTCCAAGTATCAGCATATTTAGGTAGTAGATAGTAGGTCGTAGATAGTATTTAGCCAATATTATTGAAACTGTTTAATCCTTTGGTCCTTAAATCcataaatctgacaaaatgtatATGATTAGAGAATTAGTAtctgttttattactttttagCAGAGTAATTTTTGCACTTAAAGTCCTATgggtgcaaaataaaaaatgcaaggtgtaaagcaaaaaataaatacaaattaattaatacaaCAAAAGTATAGCTGCAAGCAACAATGACATAGGGCCAAGCAGGACAGAGGTcccatttacacaaaactcaTTGGGCAGCATAGCTGTGTGACTCATTAACTTGGCCTTGTCATCTGGAACACAGAAGAAGAACATGGAAGACCGAGTCAAATTCATACAAAACAGTGCAACTTCAAAAGTAAAACGCTGACTACCCTTTTCATACTGAATTATCTTTTTATACTGAATTTCGCAATGCCATGCTTTTATATGCcatacatttgtttcattcatcATTAGTGGTACAGCAGCTTATCACTTTTGATTCCTGTTGCTATTGTGACAATTCTTTTACAATTTGCATTTAAGATAACAGATTGTCcagaatattttcaaattttaactATCACGTAGAATATGTCATAAACACCACATTTTTACACTTATTTGAGCAATTATTGCTGAAGCTTGTCAGCAGGATTGCTCTTGTGACAATATGTGACCATAACAAGGTGGCAGTTTGTTAAATGCCCAGGTCTACCCCTCTTTCCCAATGACAGTTTCCCAAGGGTTTGTACAATTGATttcctcatttaaaattttagGCATCTTGAAATGTAAGTGTGTGACATCTTTGTAGGTGCATATATTGACTATTCAGACCGTGCTCAAATGTGATAATATGTAAAGGCACATCATTGGCTATGAAAAATTTTAGCTGAGGTCTGCGTTCATACCCATAAAGCAATTGTATTTTTGGCTAGCGATTTTGTCTTTATTATAGTCCAAATGTCCCACCCCATAAAAGACACTGTGTATGCACAAAAGGTGGATCTTAGATCTAAAAAGTGATTTAGTTTACGTGCTGTAAATTAGTTTCATGTTacttataaaaatgcatataatacACCAAAACCAACTGTTGATGCTGAAAAAGGTGAAAACTGTGCAAATGAGTAAAATTACATTCttataaaaatgctgttttaccTTATATTGAACAGTCAGTATATTAAATCAGTGTGTTATTGTATTGGTCAGAATTAACATGCTGCCAATTATGTCCACAAGAGGGAGTCTAATGCCTACCAATGACtgcaatgcaatatttaattgctgaaaaatacattatcatGCTCCAGtgacattcatgttttttaCTGGATCACGATCAAATTAAGAGCACTATCTGTTGTCACCCAAGCTCTTTGCACACCAGATCTGAGCACAATTGACAACATGGTGAATTGAGTTTGTCtcatttgcatatgtatttatgcacatAAAATAATGGGGTTGAAGTGCCCATGTTTTTGGACGCATAAACTTTTCCTTTTCAATTAAGATAGAGATGCCCCCAAAGGTCCTACACACCGAATTTGACATCAATCTGAGTTGTGCTTCACGTGAGGAAAATATTTAAGTATTGTTTGCAACATTTGATAAGAGCgtcaaatgaatgcatgtaaataaatgtaaatgtagaccAGAGCCCGAGGGATAATATAAAAAGGTAGGTCTAACGGAGGCGGCAGAAGGGGGTGATGCAGCAGGGCTCGTGATGATGGGAAGTTTTCTCACCAGTGTTGGCCTCAATGATGAGAACGTGCAGGCCTGAGCTGAGAGGTAGTATACTGAGGCAGGGTCTACAGCTGGAGGTGTGGAGGCAGCCAGCTGGTGTTTTGGGGGTGAAGGCAGGACTATGTCATCAACAGGGACTTCAAATGGGTgccaaagagacagagaaagaggtgtTGCAAAAGCAGGGAAAGAGAGTACATTGTGAGCGGCATGCTTCTGGATATGATGAAGGGACCATATGGAGTCGCTGAGGGGGCTGGAGAGTAGCAACGCCTGAATCAGCAGTTCTCGTGCACTACCTTTGTCACGCAACAACTGTATTACATAATCTGTAGTTTATCAGTCTCATGTGTGGGATGTCGACACCTGTGTCTTTCTCCCAGTCTTGCAGTCATATAAATTAAGATATTGGGTTACTGTGATAACTTCAAAGGACAACAGGTAAAATGATTCTAATGAATGTACATATACGAATATGTACAATAAGGCATATTGAGGTACAAATACATATTGAAAGATAATGTTGTATTTAGTGTTTTATGCAGCATTTAAccaatattcattaaaataattgtgATACAAGTACTTAGAGAAATAAAATactatttttttccaagtaacCCAAGGtcacattattaaattattattttaaaacatagtttattaatgttattcacactgaatatttcaatgttttgtgTGGCTTAGCATTccacttattttaaaatagaataTTTGTTCAAAGAATTAAGTAACCATCAACTTTCAAAATCGGCAGGCATGAATTTACTGCgcaatttcctttctttttgagACAACACCGCCCTCTGCTGTCAATTTAAAATTCTGCAGTTAACGCAATGGATGTCACAGATTTAAAACAGCATATACAGGGAGTACCCACTACAGCATCATTACAAATATAATTCCACTCACTGGTCACTCACTTCTGTGGTCTTCAAGAAAAGGCTTTGCTATCAAATGGAATAGCCCTAAGATGGTTCTCTCAATCTTCTCCACTTTGTGTTGCCAAAGAAGTAGAGCCCTTCTCCAAATACTAACAGGGAGAAGGGATTTGATCAGTTTTACTGGGGATTGGAGGCAGATACAGGAATGAGGCTTCACTGAAATGTTTAAGCAATATCAAGTTTTAACTAAAAGGTAAATGGCCTAAATGTTTAAGTATAGTCGGTGGTACAGTATCTGCTTTGAAGCTCCCCTAGGGATTTATACAAAACGCATATCAGAAACCAAGTATCCATTCATGGCTTGTGCAttggaaaaggaaaatatcaCCCATATACATCAGAGGCTAAATGGAGATTTTTCAGAAAAGTTACCctttacatttaaaactttgAGTTCAAGACATGCCATGTCTGTGACATCTGTATTTCTCCAGATCTTACCAGTGCAGTACAGCAAAGGGGAGCATGGCTTTGACAACCATGCTATGGACATGAAGCCCTTCTTCAGAGCAGTGGGGCCTGACTTTCGCAAGAACCTGGAGGTGGGACCATTCGAGACGGTGAATGTGTACCCCTTAATGTGCCACTTACTGGGCATAACTCCTGAAACCAACGACGGGTCCCTAGATGCCACCCGGCACATGCTGGTTTCTTCTATGGACACTGACAGCTCTGAAGGTGAGTGTAACCATGAAAAAAAGGACCAACATCCAACCAGTAAGCCTGCTTCTCCATCAGAAGTAGTGACACATTTAACCCCTGGTTCTAAGACCAGCAGGGCTGTTCTTGTGTGTCCTACCTCCTGTAGgtccaaaacacatttttcaaattgctGATATTACAAAAAGCATGAGACTAAGCATAGAAATCCCTTATTTAGCCATATAGACAGATAATGATCTCCAACTCCAAGTGATAGACcacattttatcttttatcttgTGTGGTGGATAACCTAATAAAGTGGGTTGTAGATAGCAGTCAtataaaaaatgtcatattatcATATCGTAAAAAGATACAACACCCTCTAAAGTTCTAAGCATAGATGCTCCCATACTAAACATTTGTCCTCTCGAGTACTGCCACTTGTACAACTACATCACTTTACTGTGTGAGATTTTGAATTGCTGAGCTGGTTAGCCTCTGGGCACAAGTTAGCAGTAAGAAATAAACACTCTAAACTCTTTATTTCTGAAGGGATCATACAaggctgctgttgtttttgttctgagTGACACAGGAAGCACTGTGATTTGTCATAACTGGCAGGGGCCCCTACCTACAGAACTGATTGACAGAAGGCAGCTACATACATAATCTGCACTACCACTGCCTCAAGATATAAATGAATGGGTGTCAACAAGATGCTGCCACTGACTTGtggaatatttcatttcctctttttcatttgtttcatttttgctttttgcattcAGGGACGAGTTTTCTGTCTAACATCTTCACTGgtctggcagcagcagctggtttTCTGGTTATGGTTGGCATAGTGGCCATATCTCACACCATATACAAACGAAGGAAAGACAATCAGAGGTACAACCTTTGTCTGGACTACATGCACTTCTTCTACTCATAGAAAATTAACCTTATCTCTTATTTGGTGGCAAACATTTTACCTAACAGCCAAATTTACTTAGTGAATtgttgaattcatttatttttttaggagCTAGGTCAACTGACCAAATAATCCCTCCAATGCTAACATTCATGTGGACATATGAGCTTCACTGTATTTCTGCTTGATATGCAGTGGCTCAGTGTTATTGAAGAAGTCTCAAATATTCTTAATCATGTGCTCCACTATCAATGTACCAGGTCCCCAGTCATTGTATATATGTAAGCACAATGTGGTGTGAATTATCTTGGCACTAAAAAGATTCATGATATTCACATGCAATGTGCCTAATTGTCTGTTGtcactttctgtttttcagccttgaagaaaaaatgcatgccaaagaaacaaaaactgaca
This genomic stretch from Megalops cyprinoides isolate fMegCyp1 chromosome 1, fMegCyp1.pri, whole genome shotgun sequence harbors:
- the LOC118777572 gene encoding ectonucleotide pyrophosphatase/phosphodiesterase family member 7-like, translated to MLLTVCLLLLLASPLLGAPLSGFVTRPRNKLLLISFDGFRWDYDRDVDTPNLDAMVQDGVKASYVTPPFLTITSPAHFTLLTGRYIENHGVIHNMWFNTTTQEKKQYYMTQFVDEWWDNGSLPIWITAQRQGLKAGSLHFPGTAATYQGERVEVSQVEPRFYDHSNETEWRMNVDKVMGSWFSEQDLDFVSLYFGEPDQTGHKYGPDSPERREMVKQVDRTVGYIRSAVQRHRLTDSLNIIITADHGMTTVLRNGLVKEIILSKIPGFSFRDIKFHLVDYGPTGMLLPKEGMLEKVYSALKGADPNLHVYKKEDMPGRLHYSNHPRILPLLLYADPGYVINGILPVQYSKGEHGFDNHAMDMKPFFRAVGPDFRKNLEVGPFETVNVYPLMCHLLGITPETNDGSLDATRHMLVSSMDTDSSEGTSFLSNIFTGLAAAAGFLVMVGIVAISHTIYKRRKDNQRYNLCLDYMHFFYS